In the genome of candidate division WOR-3 bacterium, one region contains:
- the rplD gene encoding 50S ribosomal protein L4 — LDGAKVLITGAQFDQNLILSARNIPKVILKRSADINCYDVIWADYVLFTKNGLSELEKRCDQSK, encoded by the coding sequence ACTTGGATGGGGCAAAGGTATTGATTACGGGTGCCCAATTCGACCAGAATCTTATTCTTTCCGCCCGAAATATTCCTAAGGTTATTTTGAAACGGTCTGCGGATATCAACTGCTACGATGTGATCTGGGCGGATTACGTCTTATTCACAAAAAATGGTTTATCTGAATTGGAGAAGAGATGCGACCAGAGCAAATAA